The Ovis aries strain OAR_USU_Benz2616 breed Rambouillet chromosome 6, ARS-UI_Ramb_v3.0, whole genome shotgun sequence genome includes a window with the following:
- the AP1AR gene encoding AP-1 complex-associated regulatory protein isoform X1, producing the protein MGNCCWTQCFGLLRKEAGRLQRVGGGGGSKYFRTCSRGEHLTIEFENLVESDEGESPGSSHRPLTEEEIVDLREKHYDSIVEKQKDLDMKIQKELALQEEKLRLEEEALYAAQREAARAAKQRELLEQERQRVVQRCRASNNGDYQSPGPEDDFESCLRNIKSQYEVFRSSRLSSDATVLTPNTESSCDLMTKTKSTSGNDDSTSLDLEWEDEEGMNRMLPMRERSKTEEDILRAALKYSCKKTGSNPTSASDDSNGLEWENDFVSAEMDDNGNSEYCGFVNPVLELSDSGLKQYDSDQQKR; encoded by the exons ATGGGGAACTGCTGCTGGACGCAGTGCTTCGGACTCCTCCGCAAGGAAGCTGGGCGGCTGCAGCGTGTAGGAGGCGGCGGAGG ATCCAAGTATTTTAGAACATGCTCAAGAGGTGAGCACTTAACTATAGAG tTTGAGAATCTAGTAGAAAGTGATGAA GGAGAAAGCCCAGGAAGCAGTCATAg GCCTCTTACTGAGGAAGAAATTGTTGACCTGAGAGAGAAGCATTATGATTCCATTGTTGAAAAACAGAAAGATCTTGATATGAAAATCCAAAAAGAG TTAGCCTTACAAGAAGAGAAGTTAAGACTAGAAGAAGAAGCTTTATACGCTGCACAGCGTGAAGCAGCCAGGGCAGCAAAGCAGCGAGAGCTCTTGGAG CAAGAGAGGCAGAGAGTTGTGCAGCGATGCCGCGCTTCCAACAATGGAGACTATCAAAG TCCAGGACCAGAAGATGACTTTGAATCTTGTTTGAGAAATATAAAGTCACAGTATGAAGTTTTTCGAAGTAGTa GGCTCTCATCAGATGCCACAGTTTTGACACCAAATACAGAAAGCAGTTGTGACTTAATGACCAAAACTAAATCAACTAGTGGAAATGATGACAGCACATCTTTAGATCTAGAATGGGAAGATGAAGAAg GAATGAATCGAATGCTCCCAATGAGAGAACGTTCCAAAACAGAGGAAGACATTCTCCGGGCAGCACTTAAGTATAGCTGCAAGAAGACTGGAAGTAATCCTACATCAGCCTCTGATGATTCCAATGGGCTGGAGTGGGAGAACGATTTTGTTAGTGCCGAAATGGATGATAATGGCAATTCCGAGTATTGTGGATTTGTAAATCCTGTATTAGAACTGTCCGATTCTGGTCTAAAGCAATATGATTCAGATCAACAAAAACGATAG
- the AP1AR gene encoding AP-1 complex-associated regulatory protein isoform X4 gives MKPLTEEEIVDLREKHYDSIVEKQKDLDMKIQKELALQEEKLRLEEEALYAAQREAARAAKQRELLEQERQRVVQRCRASNNGDYQSPGPEDDFESCLRNIKSQYEVFRSSRLSSDATVLTPNTESSCDLMTKTKSTSGNDDSTSLDLEWEDEEGMNRMLPMRERSKTEEDILRAALKYSCKKTGSNPTSASDDSNGLEWENDFVSAEMDDNGNSEYCGFVNPVLELSDSGLKQYDSDQQKR, from the exons ATGAA GCCTCTTACTGAGGAAGAAATTGTTGACCTGAGAGAGAAGCATTATGATTCCATTGTTGAAAAACAGAAAGATCTTGATATGAAAATCCAAAAAGAG TTAGCCTTACAAGAAGAGAAGTTAAGACTAGAAGAAGAAGCTTTATACGCTGCACAGCGTGAAGCAGCCAGGGCAGCAAAGCAGCGAGAGCTCTTGGAG CAAGAGAGGCAGAGAGTTGTGCAGCGATGCCGCGCTTCCAACAATGGAGACTATCAAAG TCCAGGACCAGAAGATGACTTTGAATCTTGTTTGAGAAATATAAAGTCACAGTATGAAGTTTTTCGAAGTAGTa GGCTCTCATCAGATGCCACAGTTTTGACACCAAATACAGAAAGCAGTTGTGACTTAATGACCAAAACTAAATCAACTAGTGGAAATGATGACAGCACATCTTTAGATCTAGAATGGGAAGATGAAGAAg GAATGAATCGAATGCTCCCAATGAGAGAACGTTCCAAAACAGAGGAAGACATTCTCCGGGCAGCACTTAAGTATAGCTGCAAGAAGACTGGAAGTAATCCTACATCAGCCTCTGATGATTCCAATGGGCTGGAGTGGGAGAACGATTTTGTTAGTGCCGAAATGGATGATAATGGCAATTCCGAGTATTGTGGATTTGTAAATCCTGTATTAGAACTGTCCGATTCTGGTCTAAAGCAATATGATTCAGATCAACAAAAACGATAG
- the AP1AR gene encoding AP-1 complex-associated regulatory protein isoform X2, protein MPGILGSKYFRTCSRGEHLTIEFENLVESDEGESPGSSHRPLTEEEIVDLREKHYDSIVEKQKDLDMKIQKELALQEEKLRLEEEALYAAQREAARAAKQRELLEQERQRVVQRCRASNNGDYQSPGPEDDFESCLRNIKSQYEVFRSSRLSSDATVLTPNTESSCDLMTKTKSTSGNDDSTSLDLEWEDEEGMNRMLPMRERSKTEEDILRAALKYSCKKTGSNPTSASDDSNGLEWENDFVSAEMDDNGNSEYCGFVNPVLELSDSGLKQYDSDQQKR, encoded by the exons ATGCCTGGAATATTAGG ATCCAAGTATTTTAGAACATGCTCAAGAGGTGAGCACTTAACTATAGAG tTTGAGAATCTAGTAGAAAGTGATGAA GGAGAAAGCCCAGGAAGCAGTCATAg GCCTCTTACTGAGGAAGAAATTGTTGACCTGAGAGAGAAGCATTATGATTCCATTGTTGAAAAACAGAAAGATCTTGATATGAAAATCCAAAAAGAG TTAGCCTTACAAGAAGAGAAGTTAAGACTAGAAGAAGAAGCTTTATACGCTGCACAGCGTGAAGCAGCCAGGGCAGCAAAGCAGCGAGAGCTCTTGGAG CAAGAGAGGCAGAGAGTTGTGCAGCGATGCCGCGCTTCCAACAATGGAGACTATCAAAG TCCAGGACCAGAAGATGACTTTGAATCTTGTTTGAGAAATATAAAGTCACAGTATGAAGTTTTTCGAAGTAGTa GGCTCTCATCAGATGCCACAGTTTTGACACCAAATACAGAAAGCAGTTGTGACTTAATGACCAAAACTAAATCAACTAGTGGAAATGATGACAGCACATCTTTAGATCTAGAATGGGAAGATGAAGAAg GAATGAATCGAATGCTCCCAATGAGAGAACGTTCCAAAACAGAGGAAGACATTCTCCGGGCAGCACTTAAGTATAGCTGCAAGAAGACTGGAAGTAATCCTACATCAGCCTCTGATGATTCCAATGGGCTGGAGTGGGAGAACGATTTTGTTAGTGCCGAAATGGATGATAATGGCAATTCCGAGTATTGTGGATTTGTAAATCCTGTATTAGAACTGTCCGATTCTGGTCTAAAGCAATATGATTCAGATCAACAAAAACGATAG
- the AP1AR gene encoding AP-1 complex-associated regulatory protein isoform X3: MGNCCWTQCFGLLRKEAGRLQRVGGGGGSKYFRTCSRGEHLTIEFENLVESDEGESPGSSHRPLTEEEIVDLREKHYDSIVEKQKDLDMKIQKEQERQRVVQRCRASNNGDYQSPGPEDDFESCLRNIKSQYEVFRSSRLSSDATVLTPNTESSCDLMTKTKSTSGNDDSTSLDLEWEDEEGMNRMLPMRERSKTEEDILRAALKYSCKKTGSNPTSASDDSNGLEWENDFVSAEMDDNGNSEYCGFVNPVLELSDSGLKQYDSDQQKR; the protein is encoded by the exons ATGGGGAACTGCTGCTGGACGCAGTGCTTCGGACTCCTCCGCAAGGAAGCTGGGCGGCTGCAGCGTGTAGGAGGCGGCGGAGG ATCCAAGTATTTTAGAACATGCTCAAGAGGTGAGCACTTAACTATAGAG tTTGAGAATCTAGTAGAAAGTGATGAA GGAGAAAGCCCAGGAAGCAGTCATAg GCCTCTTACTGAGGAAGAAATTGTTGACCTGAGAGAGAAGCATTATGATTCCATTGTTGAAAAACAGAAAGATCTTGATATGAAAATCCAAAAAGAG CAAGAGAGGCAGAGAGTTGTGCAGCGATGCCGCGCTTCCAACAATGGAGACTATCAAAG TCCAGGACCAGAAGATGACTTTGAATCTTGTTTGAGAAATATAAAGTCACAGTATGAAGTTTTTCGAAGTAGTa GGCTCTCATCAGATGCCACAGTTTTGACACCAAATACAGAAAGCAGTTGTGACTTAATGACCAAAACTAAATCAACTAGTGGAAATGATGACAGCACATCTTTAGATCTAGAATGGGAAGATGAAGAAg GAATGAATCGAATGCTCCCAATGAGAGAACGTTCCAAAACAGAGGAAGACATTCTCCGGGCAGCACTTAAGTATAGCTGCAAGAAGACTGGAAGTAATCCTACATCAGCCTCTGATGATTCCAATGGGCTGGAGTGGGAGAACGATTTTGTTAGTGCCGAAATGGATGATAATGGCAATTCCGAGTATTGTGGATTTGTAAATCCTGTATTAGAACTGTCCGATTCTGGTCTAAAGCAATATGATTCAGATCAACAAAAACGATAG